From the Gymnogyps californianus isolate 813 chromosome 2, ASM1813914v2, whole genome shotgun sequence genome, one window contains:
- the ELP2 gene encoding elongator complex protein 2, which translates to MAAPVQVCHVACCANRAGGGAVSWGQGGLLAFGSCRDVVLYEPAVRRTAATLRGHAGRVNCVRWVRRRDGASETELISGGSDKQLILWEWNGTGTWNNQLVKSIPLKGHAEAVCAVDAVYQSDEPDLKLLIASAASDSTVRIWSRHGSEAKCIEILQFGNGFVMDVCLSFLPGSNIPILACGGDDCKIYLFIQQNGQFQKTLILPGHEDWIRGIEWAVCGEDLFLASCAQDCLIRIWKVCTKSKQLPETEDDSIRLKENVFTVKDTDTTYAITLESVLAGHENWVYAVHWQPSLSKDGSMQQPMRILSASMDKTVIIWEPDKESGVWLEQVRVGEVGGNTLGFFDCQFSPDGSMIIAHAFHGALHLWKQATVNKKEWTPEVVISGHFNSVEDLKWDPEGEFIISVGSDQTTRLFAPWKRKQETEVTWHEIARPQVHGYDMRCLAMIGRFQFVSGADEKVLRVFRAPKNFIENFSNITGIPMEKLCSHQSSDLPEGATVPALGLSNKAVFEGDMAVQPAEDEETFNTISNQYPEIYFQPLILTEPPPEDHLLQNTLWPEIQKLYGHGYEIFCVACNNSNTIIASACKASKKEHAAIILWSTTSWKKLQSLSFHNLTVTQLAFSPNDRFLLAVSRDRNWSLWRKQDSSESRPVFSCYAYTDKNTAAHSRIIWSCDWTPDSKYFITGSRDKKVIIWGQCDLSVTTEGNMLDSIKPCSTVLDAGDSVTAVSISRVLTPDGRYVVAVGLENGKIILYTWKQSGQEPALADWTTCVEMGNSQSHALAVKRLCWRHHAGRAGHNDQNSSEWLQLASCGADHCVKIFNVNRFAL; encoded by the exons ATGGCGGCGCCCGTGCAAGTCTGTCATGTCGCCTGCTGCGCCAAtcgggcgggcggcggggccgtgtcctgggggcagggggggctcCTCGCCTTCGGCAGCTGCCGCGACGTCGTCCTCTACGAGCCGGCG GTGAGGCGGACGGCCGCCACCCTCCGCGGCCACGCTGGCAGGGTGAACTGCGTGCGCTGGGTCCGCCGACGGGACGGCG cttCTGAAACAGAGTTAATTTCTGGTGGATCTGATAAACAGCTCATTCTTTGGGAATGGAATGGAACAGGAACATGGAATAATCAA CTTGTGAAAAGCATTCCTCTCAAAGGCCATGCTGAAGCTGTTTGTGCTGTGGATGCTGTCTACCAGTCAGATGAACCTGATTTAAAACTGCTAATAGCTTCTGCAGCTTCTGACTCTACTGTGAGAATCTGGTCTCGGCATGGTTCAGAAG CTAAATGCATTGAAATTCTGCAGTTTGGAAATGGATTTGTTATGGATGTCTGCTTATCCTTCTTGCCTGGCAGCAATA taCCAATACTGGCTTGCGGTGGTGATGactgcaaaatatatttgtttatacAGCAGAATGGCCAG tttcagaaaacattaatacTCCCTGGCCATGAAGATTGGATAAGAGGCATTGAATGGGCAGTCTGTG GTGAAGACCTCTTCTTAGCAAGCTGTGCTCAGGACTGTTTGATAAGAATTTGGAAAGTGTGTACAAAGTCAAAGCAACTTCCAGAAACTGAAGATGATTCCATAAGACTGAAAGAGAATGTTTTTACTGTCAAAG ATACTGATACAACATATGCAATTACCTTGGAGTCTGTGTTGGCTGGTCATGAAAACTGGGTGTATGCAGTTCACTGGCAACCTTCACTTTCCAAAG ATGGCAGCATGCAACAACCAATGAGGATATTGTCTGCATCAATGGACAAAACTGTGATCATCTGGGAACCTGATAAGGAATCTGGAGTCTGGCTAGAACAG GTGCGTGTAGGTGAAGTGGGTGGCAATACCCTTGGATTTTTTGACTGCCAGTTTAGTCCAGATGGTTCGATGATCATTGCTCATGCTTTTCATGGAGCACTACACCTTTGGAAACAGGCTACAGTTAATAAG AAAGAATGGACTCCAGAAGTTGTGATTTCAGGACATTTTAACAGTGTAGAAGATCTAAAGTGGGACCCAGAAGGAGAGTTTATCATCAGTGTTGGTTCTGATCAAACTACTAGACTCTTTGctccatggaaaagaaaacaagagacagAG GTAACTTGGCATGAAATTGCAAGGCCTCAAGTACATGGATATGACATGCGTTGTCTGGCAATGATCGGCCGGTTTCAGTTTGTGTCAGGCGCAGATGAAAAAGTGCTTCGAGTTTTTCGTGCTCCCAAgaattttatagaaaatttcAGTAACATCACTGGTATTCCAATGGAGAAGCTCTGCTCCCAC caatCATCCGATCTTCCAGAAGGTGCAACTGTGCCAGCTTTGGGATTATCCAATAAAGCTGTTTTTGAAG GAGATATGGCTGTTCAACCAGCTGAGGatgaagaaacatttaataCCATTTCCAATCAGTATCCTGAGATTTATTTTCAACCCTTGATCCTTACAG AACCTCCCCCAGAGGATCACTTGCTGCAGAATACCTTGTGGCCTGAAATTCAGAAGct atatgGACATGGATATGAAATTTTTTGTGTTGCTTGCAATAATTCAAACACCATAATTGCGTCAGCATGTAAG GCTTCCAAAAAAGAACATGCAGCAATTATTTTGTGGAGCACTACTTCTTGGAAGAAACTGCAGAGTTTGTCATTTCACAATCTGACTGTTACTCAGCTGGCATTTTCTCCTAATGACAGATTTTTATTAGCGGTTTCTAGAGACAGGAATTGGTCACTGTGGAGGAAACAAGACTCATCAGAGTCAA GACCAGTCTTCAGTTGCTACGcatacacagacaaaaatacagCTGCTCACAGTCGAATCATTTGGTCTTGTGATTGGACACCAGATAGCAAGTATTTTATTACTGGCAGTCGGGACAAAAAG gtCATTATCTGGGGCCAGTGTGATTTATCTGTGACTACTGAAGGGAATATGTTGGATTCAATCAAGCCTTGTTCAACAGTACTGGATGCCGGGGATTCTGTTACTGCTGTTAGTATCAGCCGTGTGCTTACTCCTGATGGAAG ATATGTTGTTGCAGTAGGCTTAGAGAATGGGAAGATTATTTTGTACACATGGAAGCAGAGTGGGCAAGAACCAGCACTAGCTGATTGGACCACGTGTGTTGAGATGGGTAACAG cCAGAGTCATGCTCTTGCTGTGAAACGTTTATGTTGGAGACATCATGCGGGCAGAGCTGGACATAATGACCAGAACAGCAGCGAGTGGTTGCAGCTTGCAAGTTGTGGAGCTGATCACTGTGTTAAGATATTCAATGTCAACAGATTTGCTCTTTAG